The window TACATCTTCATTCTTCATAGACCTTACTAGTTACTCCTAGTGTAAGTCTTTAGTCTTATACATTAGGCTTTTAATTTCTATGACAAATTTCATCTTCATATAGGGAtttttgattgttaaagattctttatttctttattttcgttTCTTTATTTTGAGAGCTCATGTTGTGCAGCTTATACCTACTGCCAGTTTCTTTTTTCAGGTTAGGCATTTGACAAATAATATCCAATTTATCTTGGACAGTTTATCTTCGACTGTTTGGAGGTAATAATATTGGACtaattatttattatgtcagaTAAATCTTTTTATTTGTGGAATTTTTAAGTGGATGTTCAAGTTCTTGCTTAAATTCATTCACTTTAATGTTTTTGTGTGTCTATTGAATGTATTAGGCAAGCAGTGAGATATATTAGACAGTCTCCTAGTAGGTGGAAAAAGTTTCAGGAATGTTGTGAAGAAGAAAATCTTGTTAAGAAATCTTTGTgtttggatattcctacaaggTGGAATTCCACATACTTGATGTTGAACAGGGCTATTGAATATGAGAGTACACTTTTAGATTATGCTGATCATGATATTGGCCTGTCACATCATCTTGAGTTTGTTGATATTATAGATGGAAGTCCCGCAGGTATGCTTTTGAGTATTGATTGGGAGGATGTAAAGAAATTGACAAaatttcttgaaatattttataaGCTTACTTTAAAGATATTTGGGTCACTTTATGTCATATCaaatcatcatttttcttgaaatttgTGAAATTGCCATTTATTGATATCAAATGAAGATGTTCTTTTGGGTTCAATGGCAAAAAGGATGAAGGAGAAATTTGATAAGTATTGGGGTGATCCAGAAAAAATGAATAAGATGATTTtcatttcatgtgttttggattCTCGGTACAAATTTGATTATGTTAATTTTGCACTTGCCAAGATGTTTGAAGAAAGGGGCCAATTATAGCAAAAGAAGTGCAAACATACGTTACTTCATTGTTTGATAAGTATGTAAAGTCTCATTCAAAAGATAAAGGTAGTCGAACTTCTTCAGGCTTATTTAACTCTTCATTGGACacaatatgaacttcaagttcatcgCTTTTGGCGAGTATTATTACTGTCCAAACTGAAGGGGCTTTTGGATCTTTCTTTGAAGAATTAAAAAGACATAAAGCTGGGATTGGAGGTGTAGATTTTAAATCAGAATTGAAAAAGTATCTTACAGATGAAGTAGAAAATGAAATAGCAGACTCTAATATATTGCTTTGGTGGAAAGTAAACTCACCTAGATTTCCCATTCTTGCTGAGATGGCTCGAGATGTTTTAGCTATTCCTATTTCAAGTGTGGCATCCGAATGTGCATTTTGCACCGGAGGGCGTATTCTTGATTCGTTTAGGAGTTCATTGACTCCTAAATTGGTGGAAGTTCTAATGTGCCTTCAAGATTGGCTTCAGAGTGAGCCACTTCCAGTAAGTGTTGAGGAAGATTTAGATGTTCTCGAACAACTAGAACAAGGtgataatattttaatttgtttggttgtatattatttttataaatagtttatttaatatttttgttgtttgacTTGTTAATATATATTATTCTCTTTAGATTTTGCCAAACTTGAAAAAGAACCTTGCGATGATAATGTGTAGAATCTTTGATAGTTATGAGTTGAAACTTTGATAAGTTCATTATTCAACTTCTATAGTATGCAACTATGCATTGCTAAGaatttatttgacttaatattttttctttttatgtttaataGGTGTAATCATGCCTCGACTTCGTGGTCACAAAACTACCTCACATGTTTGGGGTTACTATGAAAGGATTGAAGAAGGTGATGATGGATGGTGAAAAGTAAGATGTAGTCATTGTCAACTTGTTTTTCATTACAATGCACAACAAAGTGGTACTAAGTCCTTAATGAGGCATGTTGGGCGTTGTTTGGAGCGCAATTTGGTGAAACCTATAAGGATTAAGTAGTTGTTATCTTATTAACTTGAATTTGAACTGTTAGTACTATATGTTTGGACTTGTTAATTTTAAGATGAAATTACTACTACTCTGTATTATTATTAAAATGTATTTGGAAAATTGTTTTTGAATAATTAGTACTATTCCAGTTGTGGCCACCGGACAAAACGCAGAAATGGGTAGTATACTATATGCaaattcttctcttttttttgctTAACTCCAGTGAATTGTCTTATCTTTTTTGCTTAACTCTAGATTGAGTtatcttatcgggtaaaccgataACCAAAATGATAATGATCGATAACCAATTAACCGATACCCGATAACCGATATCTTATTGGTTCGGTTATCAGTTTATCAAATTTATAAACCGATAACCGATATGCTAAACCGATAATATTTATAACCAAATCGAACCGACCG is drawn from Nicotiana tomentosiformis chromosome 12, ASM39032v3, whole genome shotgun sequence and contains these coding sequences:
- the LOC138903145 gene encoding zinc finger BED domain-containing protein RICESLEEPER 2-like, which gives rise to MTAELGSIIEKKVRHLTNNIQFILDSLSSTVWRQAVRYIRQSPSRWKKFQECCEEENLVKKSLCLDIPTRWNSTYLMLNRAIEYESTLLDYADHDIGLSHHLEFVDIIDGSPADVLLGSMAKRMKEKFDKYWGDPEKMNKMIFISCVLDSRYKFDYVNFALAKISSLLASIITVQTEGAFGSFFEELKRHKAGIGGVDFKSELKKYLTDEVENEIADSNILLWWKVNSPRFPILAEMARDVLAIPISSVASECAFCTGGRILDSFRSSLTPKLVEVLMCLQDWLQSEPLPVSVEEDLDVLEQLEQGVIMPRLRGHKTTSHVWGYYERIEEGDDGW